A stretch of DNA from Syntrophobacterales bacterium:
TGCTAAACCTGATCGTCAACGGTTCCGCATAGGTCATGGAAACTCCGATAAGCAGGAACATCAATACCGATACAATCCCTGATAATAAAGCACTCTTTTTCATTGTCTAACCTCCTTGCAAGATGTTTTTTGGGGAAAGTCCCACTCGTCCTTGGCAAATCATCCACCTCCCGTTCCCAATACTATTGTGGGCAGCCATGTAGTAATAGAAGGAAATACACACAGAAATAACAAAAATACGCCCATAATGACAAGGAACGGAATGACGCCTCTTGAAACTTCGGCGGCATTGGCATTCCCTATTTCCTGGAGAATAAAGAGATTTATACCTTCCGGCGGAGAGATGAGCGCCATCTCACCGACAACAACCTGAATTATGCCAAACCAGATTCCGTTGAATCCCAGTGCGGTAATTATGGGATATAGTATGGGAACCGTTATGATCATAATTGAAACAGCCTCGAGTGGTCCCCCCATGATGATGAGAAAGATTATGATAATGAACATGTACCCCCAGTTCGGGATAGCAAGGGAGTTTACCATAACCAGAAGCTTCTGGGTGATCTGGCTCATGGTAATCATATTGCCGGCAATATTCGCCCCAATGATGATTAGTATGATCATGGAGGCAATTTTCCCTCCCTTCATCACACTGCTTTTTAGTATTTTCCAATTCATCGTGCGGTACCAGACCATACATAGAAATATGCTGTAAAGAAGAGCTACGGCGCCGGCTTCACTGGGGGTAAAAAATCCGGAATAGATTC
This window harbors:
- a CDS encoding TRAP transporter large permease subunit, with the protein product LSLMFIAYMVYVGMTDKNIQSDERASLKEIGGAFKDGAAGLIVIVIIMGGIYSGFFTPSEAGAVALLYSIFLCMVWYRTMNWKILKSSVMKGGKIASMIILIIIGANIAGNMITMSQITQKLLVMVNSLAIPNWGYMFIIIIFLIIMGGPLEAVSIMIITVPILYPIITALGFNGIWFGIIQVVVGEMALISPPEGINLFILQEIGNANAAEVSRGVIPFLVIMGVFLLFLCVFPSITTWLPTIVLGTGGG